The genomic stretch CGCCCCGGGCAGGCGGGCTGGCGCCCAGTGGCACGCCTGGGCCGCCGCCTGCGGCACCCGGCCCACCGCGTTCCGACCGCCAGTTCCGGGTGAACACGAATACCAGCGGCGTCCTGCAGGAGTCGCCACACACCCTGACCGTGCCGATCGACGGCCGGTTCATGCTGACCACACTCCGGGTTGTCCTCGACGCTCCCGGTTCCCGGGCCCGACCGCCGCGAGCAGCCGGGTAGGACTGGCCATGGTGCCGGCACCGTCCGGCAGACGGACGACGGATCACGCGACCCACCAGTGTCCATCCGCCCCGGCGTCGACGCAGCGCGCTGTCACTCCGTGTGCAGCGGGAACATTCTCCTCCGGGCGCACGGCGCTGCAGGCCGGAACATTGGGCTTGCCAGATCCAGAGCTCGGTGTTATGGTTCACCATAACATTTACGAAGTTGTTATGGACGTTCTGGAGGTAGGGGTATGAACAGACTGTCACGTGCCACGCTCGCGCTCGCCGCCGCACTCAGTGTTTCCCACTCACTTGCCGTCACGCGCGGTGGCCAACTGGTCTACGGGCGCTATGCCGACTCGCTGTTTCTCGACCCTGTCCTGAACGACGCCAACCTCGACATCTGGATCCTGACCAACCTGTACGACACGCTGCTCCAGCCCACCGCCGACGGCAAGGGCGTGCAGCCGGGCCTGGCCAGCCGCTACGCCGCGTCGACCGACGGCAAGACCATGACCCTGACGATGCGCCCCGGCCTGAAGTTCGCCGACGGCAGCGCCCTGACCGCCGCCGACGTGAAGTGGTCGCTCGACCGCGCCCGGCAGCCCGACGCCGGGGCGTGGAGCTCCTCGCTGGCGAGCATCGACTCGATCACGGCCAGCGGCCAGACCGTGACCCTGAAACTGAAGCGCCCCGATCCCACGCTGCCCGCCGCGCTGGCGACCTTCAACGCCGCGATCATGCCGCAGAAGCTGTTCACGGCCGCCGCCGGCAAGAACGACGCCGAGAAGGCCAAGGCCTTCGCCGAGAAGCCCATCGGCTCGGGGCCGTTCGTCCTGAGCGAGTGGAAGCGCGGCTCTTACATGGTGCTCAAGCGCAACCCCTACTACTGGAAGAAGGGCGAGGACGGCAAGGCGCTGCCCTACCTGGACACCGTGCGCTTCGAGATCATCCCCGACGACAACACCCGCATCCTGAAGCTGCAGGCCGGGGAACTCCAGGGCGCAGAATTCATCCCGCTGAGCCGCGTGGCCGAACTCAAGCGCGACGCCCGGCTGGACATGGAACTCTTCCCCTCGACCAAGGTCAGCTCGATCTTCATGAACAACCGCCCCACGCTGAAGAACGGGGCCGAGAACCCCCTGAGCGACGTGCGCGTGCGCCAGGCACTGAACTACGCCACCAACAAGGACGCCCTGATCCAGGTCGTGACCTTCGGCACCGGCAAGGTCATGAAGTCGTTCATGTCCTCGACCACGCCGCTGTACGACGCCGCGCAGAAGGGCTTCCCCTACGACCTGGCGAAGGCCAAGTCGCTGCTGGCCGCCACGAAGTACAAGAACGGCTTCGAGGTCAGCGTCATGGCCACCAGCGGCAGCGCCGACGATCTGGCACTGCTCACCGCCATGCAGCAGATGTGGGGGGCCATCGGGGTGCGGCTCAAGATCGAGCAGCTCGACGCCGCCACCAAGACCGCCCGCTACCGTGCCAACGACTTCCAGATGCGCACCGGGGCGTGGACGAACGACATCAACGACCCGTCGCAGATCACGTCGTACTACGCGATCTTCGACAACATCGAGTCCGTGCATACCGGCTTCAAGAATGCCGAGATCGACAAACTCTTCGCGCAGAGCCAGCAGGAACTCAGCCGCGTGAACCGCGCGTCGCAGTACCGTCGCATCCAGACCATCTACCAGCAGGCCGCGCCGATCGTGTACCTGTACGAGACGCCGTATCCGGTGGCGCTCTCGAAGAAGGTGGGCGGCTTCGTGCAGATCCCGCTGGGCAACAACATCTTCGCCGGAGCGTGGCTCGACAAGTAAGACGGACTCCGATTGAATCCCGCTGAAAGCGGGGTGAAATCCGACCAAAGGGAGTAGGAGCCGTACGGATTTCGGGAGATGGACGGACATCCGGCTCTCTCGCGGATGTCCGGGAATCGGACGGAATCCGTAGAAGACATCTGCCCCCGTCCCCACCGTCCCCGGCCGCCGCGACTTCCCGTGCGGCGGCCGGGTGCTGGAGGTGTCATGCACACCAGTTATGTTGTCAAGCGGCTACTCCAGATCATCCCGACCTTCCTGGCGGTCATGCTGCTGGTCTTCCTGCTCGTGAGACTCCTGCCGGGCGACCCGGCCAGCGCGATCCTGGGCGACCGTGCCACCACCGAGATCGTCGAGCGCACCAACCGCGAGCTGGGGCTGGATCAGCCGCTGCCGGTGCAGTTCGGTATCTTCGTGCAGCGCCTCCTGACCGGTGATCTGGGCGACTCGATCAGCCTGAAGGTGCCGGTCATGCGCCTGATCGTGGAACGGCTGCCCGTCACGCTGTTCCTGACCGTGTACGCCGCCGTGCTGGGTGTGCTGCTCGCCGTGCCGCTGGCGGTGCTGGCCGCCGTGCGCCGCAACACCTGGGTGGACGCGCTGATCCGGGGCGTGTTCCAGGTCGGGCTGTCGCTGCCGGTGTTCTACGTGGCGCTGCAACTGCTGACGCTGCTGGGCGCCCGGCTCGGCTGGTTTCCCATCGGCGGCTACGGCGAGGGCTTCGGCGGCCACCTGTACCACCTGTTCCTGCCCGCGCTGACGCTGGGGCTGAACCTGGCGGCGGTGCTGGTGCGCACGCTCAGAAGCGCCGTCATCGAGGTGCTGACCGCCGAGTACGTGGAGTTCGCCCGCGCCAAGGGGATGGCGGCGCGGGTGATCCTGAGCCGGCACGTGCTGCGCAACGCCCTGATCTCGACCGTGACCCTGCTCGGCCTGAACATCGGGGCGCTGATCGGGGGCGCGGTCATCACCGAGACGGTGTTCGCCATTCCCGGCGTGGGTCGCCTGATGGTGGACGCCATCTTCGGGCGCGACTACCCGGTCATCCAGGGCCTGACCCTGACCTTTGCGGTGCTGGTGTCGCTGGTCTTTCTGGTGACCGACCTGCTGCACGCCCGCCTCGACCCCCGCACGGAGCTGAGCTGATGTCTCTGCTGTCCATTCCGAGGAGCCCGGCATGACCGCCGTCACGACCGTTCCCGCCGCCCCGGTTCGCACGCGGCGCGGCCCCAAGCCCACCCTGCTGATCGGGCTGATCCTGCTGGCCGTGCTGATCGTCGCGGCGCTGTTTCCGGCCGCCCTGGCGCCGCACAGCCCCACCGATTTCGACTACGAGGCCATCCTGCAGGGGCCGACCGCCCGGCACCCCTTCGGCACCGACAACTTCGGGCGCGACGTGCTGAGCCGCGTGATCTACGGCACGCGCGTCGATCTCCAGATCGCCATCTTCACGACCCTGTTTCCCTTCCTGTTCGGCACGCTGCTGGGCGCGCTCACCGGTTACCTGGGCCGCTGGGCCGACGCCGTGGTCGGGCGGATCGCCGATCTGGTGGTCGTCTTTCCCTTCCTGGTGCTGGTCATCGCCATCGTGGCGGTGCTGGGGCCGGGGCTCACCAACATGTACATCGCGGTCAGTGCGGTGGGCTGGGTCAGCTACTGGCGGCTCACGCGCGGCGAGGTCATGAGCCAGAAGAAGGCCGAGTACGCGCAGGCGGGCCGGGTGCTGGGCTACAGCCCCAGCCGGATCCTGCTGCGCCACCTGCTGCCCAACGCGGTCACGCCGGCCATCGTGTACCTGATGACCGACATGAGTCTGGGCATCCTGCTGGGGGCCTCGCTGGGCTACCTGGGCCTGGGCGCGCAGCCGCCGACCCCGGAATGGGGCGTGATGGTCGCCGACGGCAAGAACTTCATGGCGACCGCGTGGTGGATCTCGACCTTCCCGGGCCTGGCCCTGACGCTGGCCGGCGTGACCTTCTCGCTGATCGGCGATGGCCTGGCCGACGCCCTGAGGCCCCGCGCATGACGGCGCTCACAGAGACCGGGATCGGCACGCCCGTCACCGCGCCGCTGCTGAGTGTCCACGACCTGAACGTCCGCATCCCCACGCCCTCGGGCACGCTGCACGCGGTGCGCGGCGTGAACTTCGATCTGCACCCCGGCGAGATGCTGGGCGTGGTCGGCGAGAGCGGCTCGGGCAAGAGCGTGACCCTGCGGGCGCTGCTGCGGCTGCACCGCCCGCCGATCGCCATGAGCGGCGAGGTGCGCTACGGCGGCCGGAACCTGCTGGCCCTGAGCGACCAGCAGCTGCGCGGCGTGCGCGGCGGCCAGATCAGCATGATCTTCCAGGAGCCCATGAGTGCCCTGAACCCGGTGCTGACGGTGGGCGAGCAGATCACCGAGAACCTGCGCGAACACAAAGGGCTGCGGGGGCGGGCGGCCCAGGAGCGGGCGGCCGACCTGCTCGACCTGACCGGGATTCCCAGCCCACGGGCGCGGCTCTCGGACTACCCGCACCAGTTCTCGGGCGGGATGCGCCAGCGGGCCATGATCGCCATTGCGCTGGCGTCCGAGCCGCGCGTGCTGCTGGCCGACGAGCCCACCACGGCGCTGGACGTGACCATCCAGGATCAGATCCTGCGGCTGCTTCTGAAACTGCGGGGCGAGCTGGGCATGGCGGTCATCCTGGTGACGCACGACCTGGGCGTGGTCGCGCAGACCTGCGACCGCGTGGCGGTGATGTACGGCGGCCGGCTGATGGAGACCGCGCCCGTCGTGGAACTGTTCCGCCAGCCCCGGCACGCCTACGCGCTGGGCCTGCTGCGCAGCCTGCCGGGCGTGGGCGGCGAGCGCCGGCCGCTGGTGCCGATTCCCGGCGGCCCGCCGGATCTGCGGATCACGCCCCAGGGCTGCGCCTTCTACCCACGCTGCGCCTACGGCGACGACGCCTGCCTGGGCACCGAACCCCCGCTGGTGCCGGTGGCCCCCGGCCGCGACAGCGCGTGTGTACACGCCGACCGCCTGCCGCCCCCCGGAGACCTGGCATGAGCGCCCCCACCCAGACCCTCACGCCCAGCGCCACAGCATCCGACACCGTGCTGGAGGTCAGCGGCCTGACCAAAACCTTCCCGGCGGGGCAGTCGCTGCTCTCGCGGCTGCGGGGACAGCCCCGCACGGTCGTGCAGGCCCTGACCGACGTGCACCTGAGCGTGCGCCGGGGCGAGACGCTGGGCATCGTGGGCGAGAGCGGCTGCGGCAAGTCCACCCTGGCCCGCACGCTGGTGCGCCTCTACGACGCCGACAGCGGCAGCGTCCGCTACGGCGGCGCGGAGGTGACGACCCTCGCGGGGGCCGACCTGCGGGCCTACAACCGCTCGGTGCAGATGATCTTCCAGGATCCCTACTCCAGCCTGAACCCACGCATGACGGTCGAGCAGGTGCTGCGCGAGGTGCTGGGCGTCCACAAGATGCGGCCCCCGGAGCAGATCGGAGCCCGCATTCAGGAACTCCTGAGTCTGGTCGGCCTGCCCCCGGAAGCGGCCGGACGGCTGCCGCACGAATTCAGCGGCGGGCAGCGCCAGCGCATCGGCATCGCGCGGGCGCTGGCGCTGGAGCCCGAGATCCTGATCGCCGACGAACTGGTCTCGGCGCTGGACGTGTCGGTGCAGGCGCAGGTCGTGAACCTGCTGCTGGAGTTGCAGGATCGCCTGGGCCTGACCGTGCTGTTCGTGGCGCACGACCTGCGGCTGGTGCGCCACCTGTCGCACCGGGTGGCGGTGATGTACCTGGGCCGGGTGGTCGAGGTCGCGGACACGGCCACCCTGTTCGCCGCGCCCCGGCATCCCTACACCCAGGGCCTGCTGGCCGCCGCCCCCTCGCTGGAACCCGGCACCCGCAGCAGCGAGCCCGCCATCTCGGGCGAGCTGCCCAGCCCGCTGAACGTGCCGAGCGGCTGCGCCTTCCGCACGCGCTGCCCGCACACCTTCGACCGCTGCGCCACCGAGCGGCCGGCACTGCTGCCGACCTCGGGCGGCGAGGTCGCGTGCCACCTGTACGATCCCGCCGGGTCGGTGCCGGAACGTCCGGGGCAGGAGCGGCAGGGTACGGTGATTCCATGACTGCGCCCACCCTGGACACGCCCGCCGCCTTCGTCCGGCCCCTGAGCATCGACCGCACGCTGGACGTGCCGGTGGGGGCGCAGCTGCGCGGGCAGCTGGAATACGGCATCGCCTGCGGGGAGATCGCGCGGGGCACCCGCCTGCCCAGCGTGCGCGAGCTGTCGCAGGAGCTGGGGGTGGCGCACGTCACGGTGGCGCAGGTCTACAAGGAGCTGCTGGGCCTGGGCCTGATCGTCACGGCGCGGGGACGCGGCACCTACGTGGCCGACGCGCCGCGCGTGCAGAACAGCCCGGATCACGCCCGGCTGCGCGACCTGCTGTCGGGGGCCATCGGGGACGCGCAGCGCGAGGGCTTCACGCTGCGGCAGATCAGCGAGGTCATGGGCGTGCTGCTGGCCCGCGCCGGCCAGCCCGCCCAGGAGGGCGTGACCGTGCTGCTGGTGGGCCTCTTCGCCGACGCCACGCGCTCGTACGCCGCCGACCTGCACCCCGCGCTGCGCCCCGGCGACCGGGTGCAGACGGTCACGCTGGGCGAACTGCGCCGGGGGGACGGCCTGGAGCACGCCCACGCCGCCGACGTGGTGCTGGCCCTGGCCCACCGCCTGGCCGAGACGCAGGCGCTGCTGCCGGGTGTGACCGTCATCCCCGTGGGCTTCATTCCCGCCCAGGCCACCCGCGCCGCCCTGGCGGGCCTGAGCCCGCTCTCGACGGTCGCGCTGGTCGCCACCTTCGAGGACTTCCTGCCCACCTTCCTGGCCGGCGTCCGCCGTTTTGCGCCGCACGTGCTGACACTGAACGCCACGCACCTGCACGCCCCCGGCCTCCAGACCGTTCTGGAGGACGCAGACGTGGTCGTGTACGCCACCGGCTCGGAGATGGTGCGGGATCTCGTGCCCGGCACCGCCGCCATCGAATACCGCCACATGATCGACCCGCGCGACGTGGAAGGGCTGGTGCTTCCCGCCGTGGAGGCCCGCCGCAAGGAACACCATGACAACAATTCCCGGTGAGTCGAAGACGAACCCGAACGAAGTGAGCAGGAACCTGGCCCAGGCTCCGGCGATGGACAGACCGGCCGGTGGGGTATCCGGCGGGGCTGGGAATCAGAGGAGACTGGGATGACCCCGATTGAACAGATGAACTGGATGCAGGTCGAGGCCTACCTGCAACACGACGACCGCTGCGTCCTGCCGCTGGGTTCCACCGAGCAGCACGCCTACCTGAGCCTGG from Deinococcus sp. AB2017081 encodes the following:
- a CDS encoding ABC transporter substrate-binding protein; this translates as MNRLSRATLALAAALSVSHSLAVTRGGQLVYGRYADSLFLDPVLNDANLDIWILTNLYDTLLQPTADGKGVQPGLASRYAASTDGKTMTLTMRPGLKFADGSALTAADVKWSLDRARQPDAGAWSSSLASIDSITASGQTVTLKLKRPDPTLPAALATFNAAIMPQKLFTAAAGKNDAEKAKAFAEKPIGSGPFVLSEWKRGSYMVLKRNPYYWKKGEDGKALPYLDTVRFEIIPDDNTRILKLQAGELQGAEFIPLSRVAELKRDARLDMELFPSTKVSSIFMNNRPTLKNGAENPLSDVRVRQALNYATNKDALIQVVTFGTGKVMKSFMSSTTPLYDAAQKGFPYDLAKAKSLLAATKYKNGFEVSVMATSGSADDLALLTAMQQMWGAIGVRLKIEQLDAATKTARYRANDFQMRTGAWTNDINDPSQITSYYAIFDNIESVHTGFKNAEIDKLFAQSQQELSRVNRASQYRRIQTIYQQAAPIVYLYETPYPVALSKKVGGFVQIPLGNNIFAGAWLDK
- a CDS encoding ABC transporter permease, translated to MHTSYVVKRLLQIIPTFLAVMLLVFLLVRLLPGDPASAILGDRATTEIVERTNRELGLDQPLPVQFGIFVQRLLTGDLGDSISLKVPVMRLIVERLPVTLFLTVYAAVLGVLLAVPLAVLAAVRRNTWVDALIRGVFQVGLSLPVFYVALQLLTLLGARLGWFPIGGYGEGFGGHLYHLFLPALTLGLNLAAVLVRTLRSAVIEVLTAEYVEFARAKGMAARVILSRHVLRNALISTVTLLGLNIGALIGGAVITETVFAIPGVGRLMVDAIFGRDYPVIQGLTLTFAVLVSLVFLVTDLLHARLDPRTELS
- a CDS encoding ABC transporter permease, with the translated sequence MTAVTTVPAAPVRTRRGPKPTLLIGLILLAVLIVAALFPAALAPHSPTDFDYEAILQGPTARHPFGTDNFGRDVLSRVIYGTRVDLQIAIFTTLFPFLFGTLLGALTGYLGRWADAVVGRIADLVVVFPFLVLVIAIVAVLGPGLTNMYIAVSAVGWVSYWRLTRGEVMSQKKAEYAQAGRVLGYSPSRILLRHLLPNAVTPAIVYLMTDMSLGILLGASLGYLGLGAQPPTPEWGVMVADGKNFMATAWWISTFPGLALTLAGVTFSLIGDGLADALRPRA
- a CDS encoding ABC transporter ATP-binding protein: MTALTETGIGTPVTAPLLSVHDLNVRIPTPSGTLHAVRGVNFDLHPGEMLGVVGESGSGKSVTLRALLRLHRPPIAMSGEVRYGGRNLLALSDQQLRGVRGGQISMIFQEPMSALNPVLTVGEQITENLREHKGLRGRAAQERAADLLDLTGIPSPRARLSDYPHQFSGGMRQRAMIAIALASEPRVLLADEPTTALDVTIQDQILRLLLKLRGELGMAVILVTHDLGVVAQTCDRVAVMYGGRLMETAPVVELFRQPRHAYALGLLRSLPGVGGERRPLVPIPGGPPDLRITPQGCAFYPRCAYGDDACLGTEPPLVPVAPGRDSACVHADRLPPPGDLA
- a CDS encoding ABC transporter ATP-binding protein: MSAPTQTLTPSATASDTVLEVSGLTKTFPAGQSLLSRLRGQPRTVVQALTDVHLSVRRGETLGIVGESGCGKSTLARTLVRLYDADSGSVRYGGAEVTTLAGADLRAYNRSVQMIFQDPYSSLNPRMTVEQVLREVLGVHKMRPPEQIGARIQELLSLVGLPPEAAGRLPHEFSGGQRQRIGIARALALEPEILIADELVSALDVSVQAQVVNLLLELQDRLGLTVLFVAHDLRLVRHLSHRVAVMYLGRVVEVADTATLFAAPRHPYTQGLLAAAPSLEPGTRSSEPAISGELPSPLNVPSGCAFRTRCPHTFDRCATERPALLPTSGGEVACHLYDPAGSVPERPGQERQGTVIP
- a CDS encoding GntR family transcriptional regulator translates to MTAPTLDTPAAFVRPLSIDRTLDVPVGAQLRGQLEYGIACGEIARGTRLPSVRELSQELGVAHVTVAQVYKELLGLGLIVTARGRGTYVADAPRVQNSPDHARLRDLLSGAIGDAQREGFTLRQISEVMGVLLARAGQPAQEGVTVLLVGLFADATRSYAADLHPALRPGDRVQTVTLGELRRGDGLEHAHAADVVLALAHRLAETQALLPGVTVIPVGFIPAQATRAALAGLSPLSTVALVATFEDFLPTFLAGVRRFAPHVLTLNATHLHAPGLQTVLEDADVVVYATGSEMVRDLVPGTAAIEYRHMIDPRDVEGLVLPAVEARRKEHHDNNSR